DNA from Pseudomonadota bacterium:
CGATGGTTTCGCGTTGCACGGAGCCTACTGGCACAACGAGTTCGGCAACGTGCGCAGCCACGGCTGCACCAACCTTCCGCCTGGCGATGCGCGCTGGCTTTGGCACTGGGTCGAGCCGGACTTGCCAGCCGGCTGGCATGGCGTTTGGAGCCGAAAGGGGACTAGGGTGCACATAACCCCTGCGTCCGGCTCATGAGACCCGCACGGGCGCGGGGCATGCGCGCCAGCGTGGCCAGCGTGGCCTGTGCGAAAGACCGCTTACTCGAATTTGCCTGCACCGCGCTCGACCGCCTCCTACCCGCGCTCGAGGATGCGCAGCGCACGGCCCGCTACGTGAAGGGCCGGCGCGCCTACCGAGCGCGCCCGAGTGACATCTTCGTCGCCAGCTATCCGCGTTCAGGCAACACCGTCGCGCAGTGGATGATCTACCTCATGACCCACGGGCGCGGCTCCGCAGCGGCAGCGCATGTGTCGGAGCTGGCGCCGTGGTTCGAGCGTCAGCTCGCGACTGGCGAGCTCGCCGCAGAGGACTTCGAGCGCTTTGACGACCCCCGCGTCATCAAGACGCACTTACCTCGAGCCTGGCTGCCCGACGGTGCGCGCTATGTGTACGTGCAGCGCGACGGTCGAGACGTTGCGGCTTCGTACTACCACCTGTATCAAGCCTATCTGGGCTTCCGTGGCTCCTTCGAAGAGTTCTTCGATCGTTTCCTTTGCGGCGAGCTGCAGTACGGTTCCTGGTTTGATCACGTGGCAGAATGGCGCGCGCACGGC
Protein-coding regions in this window:
- a CDS encoding sulfotransferase domain-containing protein; the encoded protein is MRPARARGMRASVASVACAKDRLLEFACTALDRLLPALEDAQRTARYVKGRRAYRARPSDIFVASYPRSGNTVAQWMIYLMTHGRGSAAAAHVSELAPWFERQLATGELAAEDFERFDDPRVIKTHLPRAWLPDGARYVYVQRDGRDVAASYYHLYQAYLGFRGSFEEFFDRFLCGELQYGSWFDHVAEWRAHGDDPDVLIVSYEQLVKSRQACVERFETFLDCHPGEERRRSVLEQSDITAMKNRESFFDHATALLLERGVKPGSFIRNGKIGDGVLALSPRQRAAFELRQSSAQQPRTPRLALFLH